In Chryseobacterium shigense, the following proteins share a genomic window:
- a CDS encoding CopD family protein: MLYTIIKALHIIFMVSYFAGIFYLVRIFVYYKDTDEFAEEKKQILREQYTFMARRLWNIITVPAGIIMAVCGIIMVFLNTGLMKMPWFHLKLTFLIGLAVYHYWCWKKVLKLKELNGNTMEIPNIKLRQANEIATFILFLVVFTVILKSSVIEYWWQLITGFFVIVFLIMMTVKLVNKNKKNK, encoded by the coding sequence ATGCTTTATACCATAATCAAAGCACTGCATATTATCTTCATGGTAAGCTATTTTGCGGGAATTTTTTATCTCGTAAGAATCTTTGTCTACTATAAAGATACCGATGAATTTGCAGAAGAAAAGAAACAGATTCTGAGAGAACAGTATACTTTCATGGCCAGAAGGCTGTGGAATATCATCACAGTTCCGGCCGGTATTATTATGGCTGTCTGCGGAATCATTATGGTATTTCTGAATACCGGACTGATGAAAATGCCCTGGTTTCATTTAAAACTTACATTCCTGATCGGGCTTGCAGTTTACCATTACTGGTGCTGGAAAAAAGTACTGAAGCTGAAAGAACTGAACGGTAATACAATGGAAATCCCCAATATCAAACTGAGACAGGCGAACGAAATCGCTACATTCATTTTATTTCTGGTGGTTTTTACCGTAATCCTTAAATCTTCGGTTATTGAATACTGGTGGCAATTAATTACAGGATTTTTCGTTATTGTATTTCTGATCATGATGACCGTTAAACTCGTTAATAAGAATAAAAAAAACAAATAA
- a CDS encoding cupin-like domain-containing protein → MRLTPIQKVKKISSGSFISNHMKPRFPVIMEDFIDPESPAFKKWNYAYFKEIAGEHKVNIYGSELESLDKVASSPIGQTTFAEYLDLISTAPTEHRLFLFNLLTIRPELKSDIHYNDVTNGKILKWLPFMFFGGEGSITRNHIDIDMSHVFITQFHGIKRIWLFPWEQSDLMYKLPYNFHSLPNIKDPDYREFPALVYLDGYEALLEPGETLYIPSGWWHYIQYETEGYSVSVRALPSSLLEKWRGFKNMVVTRNFDNIMRKLFKEKWFKYKVKTARRRGAAAARKQKNFLI, encoded by the coding sequence ATGAGATTGACACCGATACAAAAAGTAAAGAAAATAAGTTCCGGAAGCTTTATCAGCAATCATATGAAGCCGCGTTTTCCTGTTATTATGGAGGATTTTATTGATCCGGAAAGTCCCGCTTTCAAAAAATGGAATTATGCGTATTTTAAAGAAATAGCTGGCGAACATAAAGTTAATATTTACGGCAGCGAACTTGAATCTTTGGATAAGGTAGCAAGCAGCCCGATTGGACAGACTACATTTGCAGAATATCTGGACCTTATAAGTACTGCCCCAACTGAGCACAGGCTTTTTCTATTTAACCTTCTCACAATCAGGCCGGAACTTAAGAGTGACATTCATTACAACGATGTTACAAACGGAAAAATTTTGAAATGGCTGCCTTTTATGTTCTTCGGAGGTGAAGGTTCTATTACCAGAAACCATATTGATATTGATATGTCTCATGTTTTCATCACTCAGTTTCATGGGATTAAAAGGATCTGGCTTTTTCCCTGGGAGCAGTCAGATCTTATGTATAAGCTGCCGTATAATTTTCACAGTCTGCCTAATATTAAAGATCCTGATTACAGGGAATTTCCGGCCTTAGTCTATCTTGACGGTTACGAAGCCTTATTAGAGCCGGGTGAGACCCTTTATATTCCATCCGGATGGTGGCATTATATACAATATGAAACTGAAGGATATTCTGTTTCCGTAAGGGCTCTCCCATCGAGTCTGCTGGAAAAATGGCGTGGCTTTAAAAATATGGTAGTCACAAGAAACTTTGATAATATAATGCGTAAACTCTTCAAAGAAAAATGGTTCAAATATAAGGTGAAAACCGCTAGAAGAAGAGGAGCTGCTGCTGCCAGAAAACAAAAAAACTTTCTGATCTGA
- a CDS encoding ABC transporter permease subunit, with protein sequence MIAILKKELWSYFGNWSAWVIIAAFSLITALFLFFFENDSNIFDIGMASLQSYFVLVPWLLMFIIPALSMKTFAEEQQTGTLNWLFSQPLKVSDLVTGKFLSVWIVGVLCLIPSLIYLYTVYVLGVPEGNIDLGMTFGSYIGLIVLIAAFAGIGILASSLSQNQIMAYLLGVFMCFIMYFGIEQLASYKLLGGADFILQNIGFYQHFLGFTRGLIDLKDVAYFILIIGATLLLSNHFITKKK encoded by the coding sequence ATGATTGCAATTTTAAAGAAGGAACTTTGGAGCTACTTTGGAAACTGGAGCGCATGGGTTATTATTGCCGCTTTCAGCCTCATCACAGCTCTTTTCCTGTTTTTTTTCGAGAATGATTCCAATATTTTTGATATCGGAATGGCTTCTCTACAGAGCTATTTCGTACTCGTTCCGTGGCTGCTGATGTTCATTATTCCTGCACTTTCCATGAAAACCTTTGCAGAAGAGCAGCAAACAGGAACACTGAACTGGCTTTTTTCTCAGCCGTTAAAAGTTTCAGATCTGGTAACAGGGAAATTTCTTTCAGTTTGGATTGTTGGCGTTCTGTGCCTTATTCCATCATTGATTTATCTTTATACCGTATATGTTTTAGGAGTTCCTGAGGGAAATATTGACCTGGGAATGACCTTTGGAAGCTATATCGGGCTGATTGTTCTTATTGCAGCTTTTGCAGGAATAGGAATTCTGGCCTCGTCACTTTCCCAGAACCAGATCATGGCTTATCTGCTGGGCGTTTTCATGTGTTTTATCATGTATTTCGGAATAGAACAGCTGGCGAGCTACAAGCTTCTGGGCGGTGCAGATTTTATACTTCAGAATATAGGGTTTTATCAGCATTTTCTTGGCTTTACAAGAGGTCTTATCGATCTTAAAGATGTGGCCTATTTTATCCTGATCATCGGTGCTACGTTATTATTGTCCAACCATTTTATCACTAAAAAGAAGTAG
- the kbl gene encoding glycine C-acetyltransferase has protein sequence MISEKYLQHLQNELQNIENDGLYKRERIITSQQSAEIEANGKKLLNFCANNYLGLSNNPEVMKASRDMIESHGYGMSSVRFICGTQDIHKQLEKKIADFLGLEDTILYAACFDANGGVFEPLFTEEDAIISDELNHASIIDGVRLCKSARYRYKNNNMADLEAQLIAASEKNHRFKIIVTDGVFSMDGIVADLKGVCDLAEKYNALVMVDDSHATGFIGKTGRGTHEANEVMGRVDIITSTLGKALGGALGGFTSGKKEIIDMLRQRSRPYLFSNSLAPGIVGAALKVLDMISSDTSLRDQVMENAEYFRTQMVAKGFDIPDGDAAIVPVMLYDAPLAQKMAEKLMDEGIYVIGFFYPVVPKGKARIRVQLSAAHTREHLDKAIAAFEKVGKELGIIS, from the coding sequence ATGATCTCTGAAAAATATCTTCAGCATTTACAGAACGAATTGCAAAACATTGAAAATGATGGCCTTTACAAAAGAGAAAGAATCATCACTTCCCAGCAAAGTGCAGAAATTGAAGCCAATGGAAAAAAACTTTTAAACTTCTGTGCAAACAATTACCTGGGGCTGTCGAACAATCCGGAAGTAATGAAAGCTTCCCGGGACATGATAGAATCTCATGGTTACGGAATGTCTTCTGTACGTTTTATCTGCGGAACACAGGATATTCACAAGCAGCTGGAAAAGAAAATTGCAGATTTCTTAGGCCTTGAAGATACTATTTTATATGCTGCATGTTTTGACGCAAACGGTGGTGTTTTTGAACCGTTGTTTACCGAAGAGGATGCTATTATTTCAGATGAACTGAACCATGCTTCAATTATTGACGGTGTACGTTTATGCAAATCCGCAAGATACCGTTACAAAAATAACAATATGGCTGACCTGGAAGCCCAACTGATTGCTGCTTCCGAAAAAAATCACCGTTTCAAAATTATCGTTACGGATGGAGTTTTCTCAATGGACGGTATTGTGGCAGACCTTAAAGGCGTATGCGACCTTGCAGAAAAATACAATGCCTTAGTAATGGTAGATGATTCTCATGCTACAGGTTTTATCGGGAAAACAGGCCGTGGAACTCATGAAGCGAACGAAGTAATGGGAAGAGTGGACATTATCACTTCTACATTAGGAAAAGCTTTGGGAGGAGCTCTTGGAGGATTTACTTCGGGTAAAAAAGAGATCATTGATATGCTGAGACAGCGTTCACGTCCATATTTGTTCTCAAACTCATTAGCGCCTGGTATTGTTGGTGCAGCTTTGAAAGTTCTGGACATGATTTCCAGTGACACTTCTCTTCGTGATCAGGTAATGGAAAATGCAGAATATTTCAGAACCCAGATGGTTGCCAAAGGATTTGATATTCCGGATGGAGACGCTGCTATTGTTCCGGTAATGCTATACGATGCCCCTCTTGCCCAGAAAATGGCTGAAAAGCTTATGGATGAAGGTATTTATGTAATAGGATTCTTCTATCCTGTAGTTCCGAAAGGAAAAGCAAGAATCAGAGTACAGCTTTCCGCTGCGCACACAAGAGAACATCTTGATAAGGCCATTGCAGCGTTTGAAAAAGTAGGAAAAGAATTGGGAATCATTTCTTAA